From Pseudomonas arsenicoxydans:
TTGGCGCAAATTCTTCACGCCGCCATCGACACCGGCATCGCTCGTGCCGCTTACGAAGATGCGCTGCATTTTGTACGCACCAAAACCCGGCCCTGGATCGACGCCACACACGAAAAAGCCACCGACGATCCGCTGACCCTCAAGAGCTTCGGCCACTTGAGCATTCGCCTGCACGCCGCTGAAGCCTTGCTTGAACGCTCCGGCGAATTCCTCGACAAGGCCCAGGCCGAGACCAACGCCGAGACTGTCGCCGCCGCCTCGATTGCTGTCGCCGAAGCCCGTGCCCTGAGCACCGAAATCTCCCTCGCCGCCGGCAGCACACTGTTTGAACTGGCCGGCAGCCAGGCGACGCTGGTCGAACACGGCCTGGATCGCCACTGGCGCAACGCACGGGTGCACACGCTGCACGATCCGGTGCGCTGGAAGTATCACGCCGTCGGCAATTACTACCTCAACGATGAAAACCCTCCGTTGCGAGGGACCATCTGATGGCCGCCGCGAAAAAGAAGATCCTGCTCAACGCGTTCAACATGAACTGCATCGGGCACATCAACCATGGCCTGTGGACGCATCCACGGGACACCTCCACTCACTACAAGACGATTGAATACTGGACCGAACTGGCACAGCTGCTGGAGCGCGGGCTGTTCGACGGTTTGTTTATCGCCGACATCGTCGGCGTGTACGACGTCTACCAGAACTCGGTGGATGTGCCGCTCAAAGAGTCAATCCAGTTGCCAGTCAACGATCCACTGCTGCTGGTTTCCGCGATGGCTGCGGTCACCAGAAACCTTGGTTTCGGCCTCACTGCCAACCTGACTTACGAGCCGCCGTATCTGTTCGCCCGGCGCATGTCGACGCTCGATCATTTGAGCCGTGGTCGGGTCGGCTGGAACATCGTCACCGGCTACCTCGACAGCGCCGCCAAGGCCATGGGCCTGAGTGAACAAGTCGAGCACGACCGACGTTACGACCAGGCCGATGAATACCTGGAGGTGCTCTACAAACTCTGGGAAGGCAGCTGGGAAAACGGCGCGGTGCTCAATGACCCGCAGCAACGGATCTACGCCCAACCCGAGAAAGTGCACAAGGTCGAGCACAAGGGCGAGTTCTATCAGGTCGAGGGATATCACCTCTGCGAACCATCGCCGCAACGCACGCCGGTGCTGTTCCAGGCCGGCAGTTCGGATCGCGGTTTGTTGTTCGCCGGGCGTCATGCCGAATGCGTGTTTATCAGCGGCCAGAACAAACCATCGACCAAGGTTCAGGTGGACAAGGTTCGCGCCAGCGCCGTCGAGGCCGGGCGCAATCCCGAGGACATCAAGGTGTTCATGGGTCTGAACGTGATTGTCGGCGCTACCGAAGAACAGGCCTGGGCCAAGCACGCCGAGTACCTGAGCTACGCCAGTGCCGAGGCCGGCGTCGCGCATTTCTCGGCGTCGACCGGCATCGATTTTTCCGAGTACGAGATCGACGAACCGATCCAGTACGTGAAGAGCAACGCGATCCAGTCAGCCACCAAGAACCTGCAAAACAACGACTGGACCCGCCGCAAATTGCTCGAGCAACACGCCCTCGGTGGCCGCTACATCACGGTGGTCGGTTCGCCTGAGCAAGTGGCTGACGAACTGGAATCGTGGATCGCTGAAACCGGGCTCGATGGCTTCAACCTGACACGGATTGTCACGCCGGAAAGCTATGTGGATTTCATTGAACTGGTCATTCCGGAGTTGCAGCGTCGTGGGTCGTACAAGACGGCTTATGACGCGGGCAGCCTGCGGGAAAAACTGTTTCACGGGGAAGCGCATTTGCCTGAGCAACACACAGGCGCGGCTTACCGCCGCTAAAAGCATCGCGGGCAAGCCCGCTCCCACAGGGATTGTGTGAACACCAAAAACCCACTGTGGGAGCGGGCTTGCCCGCGATGAGGCCCGGCCAATCACCACACATTTAATGCACTGACTGGAAAATCCATCATGAAAAAGACCTGCCTCTCTCACCCAGTCAAAGCACTGGCCCTGGCCCTCGGCCTCTTCAGTTCCGTCACCTTCGCCGCCGACGCGGCGCTGAAAGTCGGCACCACCGCCGCTTTCGCCATCCCGCTGGAAGCCGCCGTCGAAGAAGCCAAGAAACAAGGCCTGCAAGTTGACCTGGTGGAATTCAGCGACTGGATCGCCCCCAACGTCAGCCTCGCGGCCGGCGACATCGACGTGAACTACTTCCAGCACGTCCCGTTCCTGGAAAACGCCAAAGCCGCCGCCGGTTTTGACCTGGTGCCGTTCGCACCCGGGATCATCAACAACGTCGGCCTCTACTCGAAGAAATACAAAAGCTTCGACGAACTGCCAGAAGGCGCCAGCGTCGCCATCGCCAACGACCCGATCAACAGCGGGCGCGGCCTGCAACTGTTGGCCAAGGCTGGCTTGATCACCCTCAAACCGGGGGTCGGCTACAAAGCCACCGAAGAAGACATCATCGCCAACCCGAAGAAAATCAAAATCCTTCAAGTCGAGGCCGTGCAACTGGTGCGCGCCTATGACGACGCCGACCTGGTCCAGGGCTACCCGGCCTACATTCGTCTGTCGAAGACCTTCGATGCCAGCTCTGCCCTGCTGTTCGACGGCCTCGATCACAAGGAATACGTCATCCAGTTCGTGATCCAGCCAAAGAGCAAAAACGACCCGCGCCTGATCAAGTTCGTTGATATTTACCAGCACTCGCCGGCCGTTCGCGCAGCTCTGGACAAGGCCCACGGCAAGCTCTACCAAGCCGGCTGGGAAAGCTGAGGATGACGGCGGCCACCCAACGGCGACTGGAAATTCCAGAGCCTCATAAAGCTGCACAGACCGAACTGCACCCGGACCTCAATCGCGCCCATGTGCGCTTTATCGGCCTGGGTAAAACCTACAACGGCCAGCAAGGCCCGGTGGCCGCGCTGCACGGCATCGACCTGGCGATCCAGCGCGGTGAAGTGTTCGGCATTATCGGTCGCAGCGGTGCCGGCAAGTCGTCGCTGATCCGCACCATCAACCGCCTCGAACAGCCGAGCACCGGTCGGGTGCTGGTCGATCAAGTAGACATCAGTGAGTTCGATGAGGATCGTCTGGTGGCGCTGCGCCGACGGATCGGCATGATCTTCCAGCACTTCAATTTGATGTCGGCCAAG
This genomic window contains:
- a CDS encoding LLM class flavin-dependent oxidoreductase, whose protein sequence is MAAAKKKILLNAFNMNCIGHINHGLWTHPRDTSTHYKTIEYWTELAQLLERGLFDGLFIADIVGVYDVYQNSVDVPLKESIQLPVNDPLLLVSAMAAVTRNLGFGLTANLTYEPPYLFARRMSTLDHLSRGRVGWNIVTGYLDSAAKAMGLSEQVEHDRRYDQADEYLEVLYKLWEGSWENGAVLNDPQQRIYAQPEKVHKVEHKGEFYQVEGYHLCEPSPQRTPVLFQAGSSDRGLLFAGRHAECVFISGQNKPSTKVQVDKVRASAVEAGRNPEDIKVFMGLNVIVGATEEQAWAKHAEYLSYASAEAGVAHFSASTGIDFSEYEIDEPIQYVKSNAIQSATKNLQNNDWTRRKLLEQHALGGRYITVVGSPEQVADELESWIAETGLDGFNLTRIVTPESYVDFIELVIPELQRRGSYKTAYDAGSLREKLFHGEAHLPEQHTGAAYRR
- a CDS encoding MetQ/NlpA family ABC transporter substrate-binding protein, translating into MKKTCLSHPVKALALALGLFSSVTFAADAALKVGTTAAFAIPLEAAVEEAKKQGLQVDLVEFSDWIAPNVSLAAGDIDVNYFQHVPFLENAKAAAGFDLVPFAPGIINNVGLYSKKYKSFDELPEGASVAIANDPINSGRGLQLLAKAGLITLKPGVGYKATEEDIIANPKKIKILQVEAVQLVRAYDDADLVQGYPAYIRLSKTFDASSALLFDGLDHKEYVIQFVIQPKSKNDPRLIKFVDIYQHSPAVRAALDKAHGKLYQAGWES